Genomic DNA from Triticum dicoccoides isolate Atlit2015 ecotype Zavitan chromosome 4B, WEW_v2.0, whole genome shotgun sequence:
GGCGTCGCGGGGCTGGGGCTCCTGGAGACCGGCTACCTCAGCTACCTCAAGCTCACGGGCTCCGAGGCCTTCTGCCCCGTCGCCGGGGGAGGCTGCGGCGACGTGCTCGACAGCGACTACTCCGTCGTCTTCGGTAATTTCCTCCCCCACTGCTCATGGGATTGATAGTTCTGAAAATTGTACTGCTTTCATTATGCTTGCATTGTCATTACTCATTATGTAGGTAGGATTGTGTATTGGTAACTTAGCCACATTCGAGATCCGGTGCCCATTCTTTTTCAACTGTTGCCCATGGTTGCAGGTTCAGAATTTATACAACTATGTATGAATGTCCCTTTTATCATTCTGCCGTGTGCCGTGTTGTGTGTGCTGAGATAAACTTTCACATAATACAGTACTATGGATGCTCATCAGTAACATTGGTCTCGCTTTATTTCTGTAGGGATCCCTCTTCCATTAGTTGGTATGGTGACATATGGTGTGGTGACTGCACTTTCTCTACAAGAAAACGGAGAGGAGTTACTCCCTGGACTCGATGACTTGGATATCCGCCTAACCTTGCTTCTGCTTGCTACTTCACTGGCGACTGCGAGTGCTTATTTTCTCTTCATCCTGAATACCAAATTTGTCGGGACTTCTTGCTTATACTGCCTGTCGTCAGCATTTATCTCCTTCACATTATTTTTCATCAGACTGAAGGTGTGTGCTTTCTTAAACATTCTGCTTCAGCGTGTTCCTCTTCTTCATTTAGATCTTTTGGTAATCAAGTAGCCCGCCCAACTAACCTTGTGCTCCAAGGAATTGTTTGCAGGACATTGGCTTGGCACGTATCCAGAAGTTTGTTGGTCTTCAGTTAGCTGTAGCTGTCATTGTTGCTCTTGCTTTAACAAACTCATATAGTTCGGCTACTACTCAGTTAAAGGGGTGAGACTTACTCTCACATTGGTAATTAACGTTGAATGATGGGATTGCCTCAGCGAAAATACAAATTATAAGGCGTTTTTTTTGCCATTTACTTGAAGTTTCATCGAACGTGCAGCAAACCATTAACTCTCTATTATGGTTGTATGTTTCATATCCCATAGTGAATTTCTCTTTTGGACAaccattttccttttccttttttactTAGGAACCAGCCATTTTGATTTGAGGTCAATGTGAATTTTATTCTACGTAGTTCGTTTCCTTTAAGATCATCTCAAGTGACTAATAGACTTTCTTTTTCCTTCATTTTATGCAGTACAGGTGATTTCGTATTAGAACCATACAAAACAGAGGTAACATCAGAATCAACCCCTTTTGCTATTTCACTGGCAAGACATCTACATTCTATAGGTGCTAAGATGTATGGAGCATTCTGGTGTACTCACTGCAATGACCAAAAACAAGTATGAGTTCTTTCATTTTCCTTGAATCAACAGCTTTTAATAGTTACTACCACAGGACCTCATTGTTGCTGTGCTAGATCTCCAAAAATGAAGCAGAGCAAAATCAATCAAGACCTACTTTATAATTCTTACCATATGGTCATGCAGTTGTTTGGTCGTGAAGCTATGGAAATTCTGGATTATGTGGAATGCTTCCCTAATGGAGCCGGTAAGGGGAAGAAAATGGCCAACGAATGTGTGGCCACTGGTCTGGAAGGTTTTCCAACATGGGTCATCAACGGGAAGGTACTCCTGATAAGTTGGATGTTTCCATTAAAGTTCAAGTCCATGATGTCACCCATTCAGTGTTTTATGTTGAGGCATGATTTAAGTTCTCGGTGCACATCTGCATTTCTGTCAGTATTGGCTCACACTGAATCTGCAGCTTATCCtcagatgacatcctctgttttacTTCGCAGTAGCATGCATATAGCTTTGGTTTTCTACATGTGATGTTGTCGGTCACCACACTCCGTCGTGGCTTGCACATGCTTCCTAGATGATGAAAGCACTATGCTTCCTATGTGTTCCCGAACTGATTATGTACCTCCCTTCCACTCAGCTCCTGAGCGGCGACCAGGAACTCTCAGTCCTCGCAGAAGAATCCGGTTTTGTCTCCGAGAGCCCCGAGCAATCCTGAGGCATGGAGCTCGATGAGCAGAAGCACCCCGCCGAATCGAAGAGCAGAAAAGAGCTCTCTAGAGGCAAGAACCTGAAGCTTGTGTCAGTTAACAGCAACACCACAAAAATTTCATCCCAGATGAGGTGCATTCCAATGGTGCATATGTAGATTATACTACTAAATACAACCACTAACCACTGTAATACTATGTAAAAAACAAGACCTATTTGTCCTCTCATCGAATGGCGCGGAAGGAGAGCATCGAACCCCGGGGGCGAATGTACTAGGACCTTTTTGTAGAGCCTGTAGTTTGTGCTGTAAAACCTGTAGTCCTGGAAAACCATTGTTTTCGTAGTACGTAATACTTTGCACTTGGACATTTGCAGTCCTGGGGAAGTACACTGTCTGTGCCCTCCGCCCTTTGAAACGAAGGGTTTCTGCTCTCTGGGAGCATATGTGAATTCCTGAGCTCCACAACGTCGATAATTGAGCCATTGATACTTTCTTGCTAAAACTGAATTTCTGCCTGATTTGTGCAGAAAGTCAAAAACACAAGGAAATGGTCTAATTCTTGCAGCAACTGAAGCAAAACCGTCTCCCTCCCCCAAAACATATGGATATGTGAATTCACTTTTGTCTCAGGAAAAAATATGTGAGCGTGTAAAAGTGTGCATACTCATGTTTCTGGCAAAAGGAGAAATAAAGACTGAATGATCTTTATTTTCAGCTTAAGAAATTCGCAATATGCACTTCAGGGTTGCGAAAAAtgtagagagagggagagagagagtatgGCACACTTGGGGGTATCAGGAAAAAAAAACTGAACTTTGTTTGGACAGCTATATATAGACGATAGCCACTCTGGTTCTAAAAACGGAGAACACACTACTGTATATAGGATTTATTAGAAAGGTTTTGAAGGATTGTGAAAAGCATGGCACAAATGCACTGTGGCGCTTGATTCTGCAGAAacctttatttttcttgctttattAAGGTTATTTTCTGCAGAAGAGACAGACACAGCTGGTGCTGCCCTCCAATCTCCAGCACGTTTGTTGTTTGACACGGGCGCCGATGACTTGCGCCTGCGTCCAGCACAGCGCCTTGCACAAGGCTTCGAAACATAATGGCGTTGTCGAAACCCGGTATTTTGCAATCCTCTGCACGGGAACACCACATTATTACTTAcattaaaagaaaaaggaaacagcaCATTATTACATTACACGTGTAATTGTAAATGTCCGCGCATCGGTtaactattactccctccgttccaaaaaagatgactcaactttatattaaagttagtataaagttgagtcatctattttggaacggagggagtagtttggtcTCTCGTAGCCTCACACCACGAGCAAAGAAGAGAAAAACATGCTAGACCCTAGATGTGGGGGAGGAAGAAACGTAAGGGGCATGTTTGGTTCTCTACATGAATTTGGGCATCCTGCATGTGTGGTTCGGTTGAGTCCGGCTGAGTAAATATAGATAGTAAACAGGGGAGGAGCCAGGATTTGGACTTGAGGGGGGCGAAAGGCCGATGTTCACAGAAGTCATTGACCATCATGATATTTTCAGTCTCACGATAGCATGATGAAaaatcataattttttttgtttggaATTACAAAAGAATGTTACATTTCTACACTTGAATTGAGCGCTACACCTACAATGTTGAACAAGTTGATAATGTAAACTTTGCTATGCTTCTTACCATTACTGTCAATCATGTAATGCTGAAGAAAATCATGTTCATTTTGTTTCGAAAACGTGTCTTGTCTAGTTCCATAGACGAAAAAGTTTGTTCAGTTGTCGCGGCTAACACTAGAAGATTTATGACCAACCGAAGTAATATATAAACCATTGCGTATGTAGTAGTCTTACTTGTTTTAGGATCCAACAGTCAGATCATGAAGACGAGATTTTCAGCTCTGGATGGTTGCAAACATCCAGCTAGAAATGGACAAGTTGATACTCTAGTTGAGCCCGTTCTTGACGAGAAAAGATTTCATGGTAACAAAAAAATCCACCAttgttcctggatttatttcaggatttccggcgatgcgctttcagtgggaggagacgttcccgtcgacgacgaggcgcctacggtgacttcgtaaatttcaagatgatatgccggctcagtctctcggaggtgctcataggggtagggtgtgcgtgcgtgcgttcataggggtgagtgtatgcgcgtgtatatgagcgcttgtgtctgtactgatgctcaaaaaaaaaatcCACCATTGTGTATATATTGGACACATCAAATAAGTCTTGTCGTGACCACATGGTATATGGGTAGTAAGCAACTTCATATTTGAAATTGAGCTGTGATGCTTTAGGTTAATAGATAAAAAGCAAAGTTAAGGAAAAACTCATGTCGTGGATGCAGAAGATAAACGATGCTAATTAACAAGACTAAGATCACAATTCACAAAAAATAAACAATAATTATTAATAGTTACTGATGCATGGTGGTATCTGCTGCCAACATATTCAATCCTGTATCCGCAAGAAAACATATTCAATCTTGGTCACCTGGCTAGCGACCTCTAGTTGTATTCTGATGATCTGATCCGTTTGCATCTAGTCAATCGTATGCGGACAGCGGGCTGTAGAGGGTAGAATAGTGGATGGAGTCGTCGTGGCGACTATGATGGATGCCGCGGCGACCGTAAACGCCCTAGCACGACACGCACATCAGTGGATGGCACTAGCGGCGGCCGGTGATAGCGGCAAATGCCCTAAGCGGTCCAGGAGAATACGAACGTAGATCAATCAATCGGATCTATTAGATTGTCCATAGGGCAAACAATAGCCGACACGTACATATCTATGGGCTATTGGGCTCTGGTCATCAATATTTGGCGTAGCTAGTTCAATGGATAAATTGTATACGGGCTAATGATGCGATTAGCTACAGCCATTAGCGATTACCACAACCTNNNNNNNNNNNNNNNNNNNNNNNNNNNNNNNNNNNNNNNNNNNNNNNNNNNNNNNNNNNNNNNNNNNNNNNNNNNNNNNNNNNNNNNNNNNNNNNNNNNNNNNNNNNNNNNNNNNNNNNNNNNNNNNNNNNNNNNNNNNNNNNNNNNNNNNNNNNNNNNNNNNNNNNNNNNNNNNNNNNNNNNNNNNNNNNNNNNNNNNNNNNNNNNNNNNNNNNNNNNNNNNNNNNNNNNNNNNNNNNNNNNNNNNNNNNNNNNNNNNNNNNNNNNNNNNNNNNNNNNNNGTCTCCGCCCCTGATAGTAAACCATGTTGCGTGGTGCGTTTGGTTGCCCACAAAGCTCCAGACTGCATGAGAGCACAACAGACGTACGGCGTTTGGTTGCAAGTCTAGGCTCACCAGATAAAACTTACTGTTGTTTGGTTACGTGTAAGACATACGGTGTGGTTACATCTTTTTTGGGCGGTGAGGTTACGAGCACACACAGTCATAGGCACACCACTTTCAACAAGCATGCACACAGTCATACACACCACTTTCAACAAGTGTACGCATAACTACATTAACAAGCATACACATAGAGACACAATCATAGGCATAATAgtgacaagcaaacatacgcataaCCACACAATCGTAGGCATAATAGCTCAGGACCGACAGACTAACAAACAAATATTACAACTCTTGGATCATGACAAGTTGGGTCATGATGGACGCACTTGACCACCATGTCTGCGTCAGAAATGTTGAACACGATGAATTTGAAACTATCCCCAGTCAGGACCTATGGTAAAGCAAACCCACCCTTGATCCATGGCATGCCTCCGGTTGACATCTTGGAGCTTGACCCTTTAGATGCAGCTGGTGTTCGTCCTTAGAATGATTTCCTGATGGTGCCCATGTGCTCATGGAAGGCATCATGGATTAGAAGTAAATATAACCCAGGTGCTAAGCACCTTGCAGAAGTGGGATGGACCTACGTCCTCATGGAAGCGGTCGATATTTGTTGGCCTCCCCTGACCCCCCTTTGAATAGTTGCCTTGTACTACAGCCTTGCCCTTGGAACGGCTGCCCGAAGAATCATTGTCAATGACCAACTTGTCGGAAGGGCAATGCAATGAAGAACATTAGGCTCAACACACCATCGAACTACAATGTGTAGGATCATAACAATGTGTATGTCATGGGTGATGATCTTCACTGCTTGTTGTCATATAGAAGGATAAAGGTGGTACAAGGATCAGAACTACAATGTGCAGAACCAACCCTCATACCAACGATCACCCTAATACATGGACTGCACATCATTGAAGATCATTGCTCAAGACAGTCCAAGTTAAATTGTTCTTCCCCCAATTCAGATTGATATACCCCCTAATAGAACTTAGCTTTCCACAAATATAACCCTAAATTGACAACCCAAACTGAGCCCTATCAATCTCTAAATAGAGGCCTGTAAAACCCTAAACTGGATgctaaatcgaaccataatctggcAGGGAAGGGCTTATCGCCATGCGGAAGGTAACCGCCGATGGTCGCCATGCAGATCTTCCCACCGTCGATAATCACAAAGCTACCTGTGAGGGAGTGGTGGCATAGACAGGGAAGAGTGAGCGGTGAGAGAGGGATGAGGAGATTTATGGCGCGGTTTCGAGAAACTATGCACCGTCTCCCTCTCGTCCCCACATGTGCAGCCGCGTGGCCTCCTTGCGCTCATTCGTGCCTGACTCGCTAGAAACGGTCAGTTCGGCCATTACTCCAAAGCCAGGCTCTGGGCTGCTTTGAGTAGTGTGCTATGCAAGCCTAACCACACGCGCATGTAACCAAACGACCAAATTACCTTCCCAGCTTGCTGGAGATGAtgtgggcaaccaaacacgcccaagGTAGCATGTCTggcatccatgtagtagtatatgatgtgACGGTTTCTCAGAAACCTCAGGGATGGAGTGGATGGAGAGCATGTCAAATACACTGGTTGGATGGTAGTAATAATTATCAGGATTAAGTATAATTTTCCCAAATCTTAGTGGGTTTGCGGTTTATATTTTGTGATTCGTACTTACCGAGCTagtttttttttaaagaaaacacaGCTGAAGAGCATCTTAGATCCTATAATTACAATGGAAAGACAAGACGACACAAAATGACTAATAATAATAAAATCACGTCAAAAACCATACTAAAACAACACATGCATTAGTTTGTTTTAGCAGGGTAcacatgttgccttagttatttgctTCAGTCTGTCATGTATAAGGCCGTGCAAAGAAGCGAAAAACAAgttagagagagagaaagggagacgAACCGGCAATGACAGTAGGATTTCCGTTTAACACAAGTACAAGGAGGAAACAGACAACCATATGTCGGGCATCCATGGTGATGGCAGTGATAGTTTCTTTCTTATCAAACCTAAGGGAGACGCCACCAATAGTATCTCCAAGAAAATTATATGCATATATATCTGGCACCGGTTATAAACAAGTCGACGCCATCACATAACATCTGATGACAATTAATATTTTATCAAATAGCATCATGCAATTAATTTCTATCAAATATCAACGTCTAATTATATTTCACCATATATCTACATCACTACATGCAATTAACATCCTGCCTTTTTTATAGTGAATTAATATCCTATCTATATAGAGAGTCTTTGCATGCTCTTGATAAACATTTTTATTTGGAATGATTGTATCTATCTTTAAGATACGATGAATGCTTACTATATATCTTTGAGATTTGAGATACGCTGGACAGGATCCAGCTTGCCCGCGCCCCGCGCGtgcgcccatccgtgctcccactcatCCTACGGctattcttttttcctttttccttcctAATCTAATCACCCCCCTGATTTTAACGGGTGGGTCCAGGCCTtttttttgttccaatca
This window encodes:
- the LOC119291879 gene encoding thiol-disulfide oxidoreductase LTO1-like encodes the protein MATISAALSISLLPPAARRAVSTATSSPPRVKRAARFRCCAEPPSPEQQETSAPSPPPPAPPSSLWGVSTSAWTAGVAGLGLLETGYLSYLKLTGSEAFCPVAGGGCGDVLDSDYSVVFGIPLPLVGMVTYGVVTALSLQENGEELLPGLDDLDIRLTLLLLATSLATASAYFLFILNTKFVGTSCLYCLSSAFISFTLFFIRLKDIGLARIQKFVGLQLAVAVIVALALTNSYSSATTQLKGTGDFVLEPYKTEVTSESTPFAISLARHLHSIGAKMYGAFWCTHCNDQKQLFGREAMEILDYVECFPNGAGKGKKMANECVATGLEGFPTWVINGKLLSGDQELSVLAEESGFVSESPEQS